The sequence ACGTTTGTTATGGATTATCCGGCGGTTTACTCGCCGTTGTCAAAAGTTAAATTTGATCAGCCCGAAATTGCTGAAAGATTTGAGCTATACATTAACGGAATGGAAATAGGCAACGCTTACTCCGAACTTAACGACCCTGAACTTCAAAGAAAAAGATTTTCAGAGCAAATGGAAGCAAAGAAAAAAGGCGACGACGAAGTTATGCCTTACGACGAAGATTTTATTTTCGCTCTTGAACAGGGACTTCCTCCCACAGGCGGGCTTGGCATAGGCATAGATAGACTTGTAATGATTTTAACAAAGACCGAATCAATAAGAGAAGTGCTAACATTTCCCGCAATGAGACCGGAATAATGTTTGAAGATATGATGTTATGATGATATGAGGATAAGCAAAAACAAGTTTTATACCTATTGTCCTAACGTCTTATCATCTTGTCTCTAAAAGGAATTTATGTCCGTAGAAACGTTTATTGCATTTAGATATTTAAAGGCGCGCAAAAAAGGTTTTTTTTCGCTGCTTACAACTTTAATAGCTGTGGGCGGAACAACTTTGGGCGTTGCGGCTCTTGTTATAACGCTTGCAATAATGAGCGGTTTTCAAAACGATATAAGAAATAAAATTTTAGGCATACAGCCGCACATAATAGTAAACAGAATAGACGGCGCGGCGTTTACAAACTACGCCGCTCTTGAAGACGTAATAAAAGAAAATAAAAACGTCGTCAGCTTTTCGCCGTTTATTTACGTAAACGGAATTATAAGAAGCCAAAATTCGCCCGCCTCCACGGGCATAGTAATAAAAGCCGTAGATTTTGCTTGCGAAGATAAAATGGTAAATCTTTCAAAGCAAATATCGGTTTCGGATTTGTCTTTTGATAAAAAAAATATCGGCGCAAGAAATATTATAATAGGCAATGAAATGGCAAAACAAATTTCCGCCACCGCCGGAGACGAAGTAATTCTTATGTTTCCAAGCGGCTTAACGAGCGTTCCTAAAATGTATAAATTTAATGTGGCGGCGGTTATACACTCGGGAATGTATGAGTTTGACTCGTATCTTGCTTTTATGGATTTAAACGAAGCTCAGAAAATGTTTAATATGCAAGGCGAAGTAAGCGGAATAAGCGTTCACACTAAAAATTTTGATAAAGCCGTTTCCACGGCGCACGCTATTGAAAAAGAAATATCCTTTCCTTACAGAGCCAAAGCGTGGATAGAGATGAATAAAAATTTATTCTCGGCGTTAAAACTTGAAAAAATAATGATGTTTTTGGTTTTAGGGCTTATAATTTTGGTGGCGGCGTTTAACATTATTTCAAATCTTTTGTTGCTGAGCGCGCAAAAATCAAAAGAGATAGGCATAATGTCCGCTATGGGGTTTTCTAAAAAATCTATAGCTAAAATTTTCTTCTACGAAGGGCTTATAGTGGGTTTTATAGGAACGGTTTTAGGGTTATTTTTCGGCGTATGCGTAAGTTTAATACTTAAATATTTTGAAATATTCAAACTTCCGCAAGGCGTATATTACGTTGACAGGCTGCCGGTTGCCATAATTCCTTCGGATATTTTACTTATAGCCGCAAGCGCGTTTTTGATAACGGTTCTTGCCGGGCTTTATCCGGCGTATCAAGTGTCAAAGTTAGATCCGCTTGAAGCAATTCGGTACGGATAGAATAAATGAATATTAAAGCTGTCAATTTAACAAAAATTTATAAAAAAAGAGACTCAAAAGACGTTCGCGTTTTGAGCGGTGTTAATCTTAATATTAAATCCGGCGAAACAATAGCTTTTACAGGTCCTTCCGGCGCGGGAAAAAGCACGCTTATACACATTTTAGGACTTATGGACAGACCGTCTTCCGGTAAAGTTTTAATAGACGCAATTGATTGCTTTAAATCAAACGACGCCTACTTGTGCAAAATGAGAAAAGATAACATAGGTTTTATTTTTCAGTTTCATTATCTTCTTTCTGATTTCACGGTTTTAGAAAATATTTTGCTTCCGGTGTGGAACATTAAAGAAACAAAAATAAAAGACGCGGAAAAAATTTTAAAAAAAGTCGGACTGTCGCACAGGGCGGCGCATTTTCCAAACGAACTTTCCGGCGGAGAACAGCAGCGCGCGGCTCTTGCCAGAGCGCTTATAAATAATCCGAAAATTATTTTTGCCGACGAGCCTACGGGAAACCTTGACAGAGCCACGGGAAAAGAAATAGAAAAACTTTTGTTTGCCACAGTGTCTGAAACAAAAGCCACTTTAATTTTGGTAACCCACAACGATAAACTTGCGTTAAAAGCCGACAGAATAATAAAAATGAGAGACGGGAAGGTAACGACAATTAAAAATTAAGAATTGAAAATGGATAATTAATAAAATTTGCAGGTAACAGCATTGTCTCAATTGTATTTTAAAGGGGAAGATGAAATGAAAATTTATCTTGACGGAAAATTAGTTGCAAAAGAAGACGCAAAAATTTCAGTTTTTGATCACGGTTTGCTCTACGGAGACGGAATTTTTGAAGGCATAAGAGCATATAACGGCAGAGTTTTCAGATTAAAAGAGCACCTTGACAGACTTTGGGCGTCTGCAAAAGCTATAAATCTTACAATTCCGTTAAGCAAAATTGATATGGAAAAAGCCGTCATTAAAACGCTTCTTGCAAACAAATTAACCGACGGTTACATAAGACTTTTAGTCACAAGAGGCTGCGGAGATTTAGGACTTGACCCGAGAAAATGCACGCAACCTCCGTCTGTTGTAATAATTACCGACGCTATTTCTTTGTACCCCGATAAACTTTATGAAGAAGGCATGGAAGTTATAACGGCGTCCACAAGAAGAAATCGTCCGGATACTTTAAGCCCTAACATAAAATCGTTGAATTATTTAAACAATATTCTTGCAAAAATGGAAGCTGTTCGCAGCGGCGTTATGGAAGCCATTATACTTAACTCCGAAGGTTACGTTGCAGAATGCACGGGCGATAACATATTTATCATTAAAGACGGAATTCTCTACACTCCTCCGGCTTCCGAGGGCGCCCTTATAGGCATAACCAGAGACGCGGTAATAGAGCTTGCAAAAAATAAACTTAAAATTCAGGTAAGAGAAGAAAAACTCACAATTTACAGCGTTTATAATTCCGATGAATGTTTCTTAACGGGCACTGCTGCGGAAATTATCCCTGTAGTAATTGCA is a genomic window of Endomicrobium proavitum containing:
- a CDS encoding ABC transporter permease; the encoded protein is MSVETFIAFRYLKARKKGFFSLLTTLIAVGGTTLGVAALVITLAIMSGFQNDIRNKILGIQPHIIVNRIDGAAFTNYAALEDVIKENKNVVSFSPFIYVNGIIRSQNSPASTGIVIKAVDFACEDKMVNLSKQISVSDLSFDKKNIGARNIIIGNEMAKQISATAGDEVILMFPSGLTSVPKMYKFNVAAVIHSGMYEFDSYLAFMDLNEAQKMFNMQGEVSGISVHTKNFDKAVSTAHAIEKEISFPYRAKAWIEMNKNLFSALKLEKIMMFLVLGLIILVAAFNIISNLLLLSAQKSKEIGIMSAMGFSKKSIAKIFFYEGLIVGFIGTVLGLFFGVCVSLILKYFEIFKLPQGVYYVDRLPVAIIPSDILLIAASAFLITVLAGLYPAYQVSKLDPLEAIRYG
- a CDS encoding ABC transporter ATP-binding protein: MNIKAVNLTKIYKKRDSKDVRVLSGVNLNIKSGETIAFTGPSGAGKSTLIHILGLMDRPSSGKVLIDAIDCFKSNDAYLCKMRKDNIGFIFQFHYLLSDFTVLENILLPVWNIKETKIKDAEKILKKVGLSHRAAHFPNELSGGEQQRAALARALINNPKIIFADEPTGNLDRATGKEIEKLLFATVSETKATLILVTHNDKLALKADRIIKMRDGKVTTIKN
- the ilvE gene encoding branched-chain-amino-acid transaminase, with the protein product MKIYLDGKLVAKEDAKISVFDHGLLYGDGIFEGIRAYNGRVFRLKEHLDRLWASAKAINLTIPLSKIDMEKAVIKTLLANKLTDGYIRLLVTRGCGDLGLDPRKCTQPPSVVIITDAISLYPDKLYEEGMEVITASTRRNRPDTLSPNIKSLNYLNNILAKMEAVRSGVMEAIILNSEGYVAECTGDNIFIIKDGILYTPPASEGALIGITRDAVIELAKNKLKIQVREEKLTIYSVYNSDECFLTGTAAEIIPVVIADSREIGSGKPGKITVKLIKEFKNLARSTGIPIK